The following proteins are co-located in the Nitrospira sp. genome:
- a CDS encoding vitamin B12-dependent ribonucleotide reductase, whose translation MRIERRFTKRGQSPYEGLAFVKRSSEIRNPDGSTVFKLDHIDIPEHWTQLAIDILAQKYFRKAGVPQVHEDGTPVVDAAGKPVLGGERDSRQVFNRLAGCWTFWGKNYGYFKTPEDATAFYDEMCYMLAHQMAAPNSPQWFNTGLHYAYGLSGPAQGHFYVDPKSGEVVRATNAFEHPQPHACFIQSIEDDLVNENGIMDLWVREARLFKYGSGTGTNFSRLRGDGESLSGGGRSSGLMSFLKIGDRAAGAIKSGGTTRRAAKMVCLDLDHPDIEEFIDWKVVEEQKVAAMVTGSKICAQRLNAVLKACLLVDAQGLGQVELDMKKNQVLRDAVTAARRDMVPEAYIHRMFDYAKQGYTHFVFHEYDTNWDGKAYQTVSGQNSNNSVRIPNGFFDALERDGDWELRRRIDGKISKTVKARDLWDKIAWAAWICADPGTQYDTTINEWHTCPEDGRINASNPCSEYMFLDDTACNLASLNLSKFFNVEGEFDLDSFRHAVRLWTVALEISVLMASFPSRAIAQKSYEYRTLGLGYANLGTILMKQSIPYDSPKATAICGAITAIMTGESYATSAEMAAEIGPFPGYNRNREAMLRVIRNHRRAAYSAPHEEYEGLTILPTSIQPEHCPPAMLLAARRAWDRALELGAAYGFRNAQVTVIAPTGTIGLVMDCDTTGIEPDFALVKFKKLAGGGYFKIINQSLPPALQALGYTDAQIRDIGAYCAGHQTLKGAPFINHEVLRQKGFDEAVLERLEGSLAQAFEIQFVFNKYTLGEDFCRQKLGISDAQLADPTFNMLKHLGFTQEDVAAANDYCCGTMTVEGAPHLKLEHLPIFDCANRCGRIGQRYIAVDAHIRMMAAAQPFISGAISKTINMPADATLEDVKAAYLFAWKSMVKAVALYRDGSKLSQPLNASSDSGKGAETSPSVMTVAEKVAERVLVRYLHKRRSLPARRSGYTQKAIIGGHKLYLRTGEYEDGTLGEIFLDMHKEGAAFRSLMNNFAIAISLGLQHGVPLEEFVEAFVFTRFEPNGPVKLNDRIKMATSIIDYIFRELAITYLERTDLSQVREEDLRMDSMKKDEQDPECVDEEADMTALAKSSILTEHLPVRRNGMNGGNGHSHRPGTGSVAHKVELKRETVTVTSVRQEAKEKGYEGDPCQNCKQFTLVRNGTCLKCMSCGETSGCS comes from the coding sequence GTGAGGATTGAACGAAGATTCACCAAGCGTGGGCAGAGCCCCTATGAGGGTCTTGCGTTCGTAAAACGTTCCTCGGAGATCCGGAATCCAGACGGATCGACCGTGTTTAAATTGGACCATATCGACATCCCCGAACATTGGACGCAACTGGCGATCGATATTCTGGCGCAAAAATATTTCCGGAAGGCCGGCGTCCCGCAAGTCCATGAGGACGGCACGCCGGTGGTGGATGCCGCAGGCAAGCCCGTACTCGGCGGGGAGCGCGACTCCCGCCAGGTGTTCAACCGGCTGGCCGGTTGCTGGACCTTCTGGGGCAAAAATTACGGCTATTTCAAAACGCCGGAAGATGCGACTGCCTTCTACGATGAGATGTGCTACATGCTGGCCCACCAAATGGCGGCACCCAATAGCCCCCAGTGGTTCAATACGGGCCTACATTACGCATACGGACTGTCGGGACCGGCGCAGGGCCACTTCTATGTCGATCCGAAGTCAGGCGAGGTCGTCCGGGCGACCAATGCCTTCGAGCATCCGCAGCCGCACGCCTGCTTTATCCAATCGATTGAAGACGACCTGGTGAACGAGAACGGCATCATGGACCTCTGGGTTCGTGAGGCCAGGCTGTTCAAGTACGGGTCCGGCACCGGCACCAACTTCTCGCGCTTGCGCGGTGACGGTGAATCCTTGTCGGGCGGCGGCCGCTCATCCGGTCTCATGTCGTTCCTGAAGATCGGCGATCGCGCAGCCGGAGCGATTAAGTCCGGCGGGACGACCAGGCGCGCAGCCAAGATGGTCTGCTTGGATCTCGACCACCCGGATATCGAAGAGTTCATCGACTGGAAAGTCGTCGAAGAGCAGAAGGTGGCCGCCATGGTCACCGGCTCCAAGATTTGTGCGCAACGGCTGAACGCCGTGCTCAAGGCCTGCCTGTTGGTGGATGCGCAGGGTTTGGGGCAAGTCGAACTGGATATGAAGAAGAACCAGGTGTTGCGTGATGCCGTGACGGCGGCCCGGCGCGATATGGTGCCGGAGGCCTATATCCATCGCATGTTCGACTACGCGAAACAGGGCTACACGCATTTTGTTTTCCATGAGTACGACACCAACTGGGACGGCAAGGCCTACCAGACGGTCTCGGGGCAAAACTCCAATAACAGCGTGCGCATTCCGAACGGGTTCTTCGACGCATTGGAGCGGGATGGCGACTGGGAATTGCGCCGCCGGATCGACGGCAAGATCAGCAAGACGGTCAAGGCCCGGGACCTCTGGGACAAGATCGCCTGGGCGGCCTGGATCTGCGCCGATCCCGGAACTCAGTACGATACGACCATCAACGAGTGGCACACCTGCCCCGAAGACGGGCGGATCAACGCCTCCAATCCCTGTTCCGAATACATGTTCCTGGACGACACGGCGTGCAACCTGGCTTCGTTGAACCTGTCCAAGTTTTTTAATGTGGAAGGGGAGTTCGACCTGGATTCGTTCCGCCATGCGGTGCGTTTGTGGACCGTGGCGCTGGAAATCAGTGTGTTGATGGCCTCGTTCCCCAGCCGCGCGATTGCGCAGAAGAGTTATGAGTACCGGACGCTGGGATTAGGATATGCCAACCTCGGCACCATCCTCATGAAGCAGAGCATTCCCTACGATTCACCGAAGGCGACGGCGATCTGCGGTGCGATCACGGCGATCATGACCGGCGAGTCGTACGCGACCTCGGCGGAAATGGCGGCGGAAATCGGCCCGTTCCCGGGTTACAACCGGAACCGCGAAGCGATGTTGCGTGTCATCCGGAACCACCGGCGCGCGGCATACAGCGCACCGCATGAAGAGTATGAAGGCCTCACGATTCTGCCGACCTCAATTCAGCCGGAGCATTGTCCGCCGGCCATGTTGCTGGCGGCGCGACGCGCCTGGGATCGCGCCTTGGAATTGGGCGCGGCCTATGGATTCCGCAACGCGCAGGTGACCGTCATCGCGCCGACCGGCACGATCGGACTGGTCATGGATTGCGATACGACCGGCATCGAACCGGATTTCGCCTTGGTCAAGTTCAAGAAACTGGCGGGCGGCGGGTACTTCAAGATCATCAACCAGAGTCTGCCGCCGGCCTTGCAGGCGCTCGGGTACACCGATGCCCAGATCAGGGACATCGGGGCCTATTGCGCGGGACATCAAACCTTAAAAGGCGCGCCCTTCATCAATCACGAAGTGTTGCGTCAAAAGGGCTTCGACGAGGCGGTGCTGGAGCGGCTGGAAGGGTCGTTGGCGCAGGCGTTCGAAATCCAGTTCGTCTTTAATAAGTATACGTTGGGAGAAGACTTCTGCCGGCAGAAACTGGGCATCAGCGATGCGCAGCTGGCGGACCCGACCTTCAACATGCTCAAGCACCTGGGCTTTACCCAGGAAGATGTGGCGGCCGCGAACGATTATTGCTGCGGCACCATGACGGTCGAGGGCGCGCCCCACCTCAAGCTCGAGCACCTGCCGATCTTCGATTGCGCCAATCGTTGCGGACGGATCGGTCAGCGATATATCGCCGTCGATGCGCATATCCGCATGATGGCGGCGGCGCAACCGTTCATCAGCGGCGCGATCAGCAAGACCATCAACATGCCGGCCGATGCCACGTTGGAAGATGTGAAGGCGGCGTATCTGTTCGCGTGGAAGAGCATGGTCAAGGCCGTGGCGCTGTATCGTGACGGGTCGAAGCTGAGCCAACCGCTGAACGCCTCGTCCGACAGCGGCAAGGGCGCGGAGACGTCGCCCAGCGTCATGACCGTGGCTGAGAAAGTGGCCGAGCGCGTGCTGGTTCGCTACCTCCATAAACGCCGGTCGCTCCCCGCGCGACGCAGCGGGTACACGCAGAAGGCCATCATCGGCGGCCACAAACTCTATCTTCGCACCGGCGAATATGAGGACGGGACGCTCGGCGAAATCTTCCTCGATATGCACAAGGAAGGCGCCGCCTTCCGTAGTTTGATGAATAACTTCGCCATCGCCATTTCTCTTGGCCTGCAGCACGGCGTGCCGCTGGAAGAGTTCGTCGAAGCGTTCGTGTTCACCCGCTTCGAGCCGAACGGGCCGGTGAAACTGAACGATCGCATCAAGATGGCGACGTCGATCATCGACTACATCTTCCGCGAACTCGCGATCACGTATCTTGAGCGGACCGATCTGTCGCAGGTGCGTGAAGAGGACCTGCGCATGGATTCGATGAAGAAGGATGAGCAGGATCCGGAATGCGTGGATGAAGAGGCGGACATGACCGCGCTCGCCAAGTCGTCGATCCTCACCGAACATCTGCCCGTGCGGCGGAACGGCATGAACGGCGGCAACGGCCATAGCCACCGACCGGGAACCGGCAGCGTCGCGCACAAGGTAGAACTCAAACGCGAGACAGTCACCGTCACCTCGGTACGCCAGGAAGCCAAAGAAAAGGGGTACGAAGGCGATCCTTGCCAGAATTGCAAACAGTTCACGCTGGTGCGGAACGGAACCTGCCTCAAGTGCATGAGCTGCGGAGAGACCAGCGGGTGTTCGTAG
- a CDS encoding tetratricopeptide repeat protein, with amino-acid sequence MLAGSTPAQAWRRRAACVTKALSTVLGASGVLVFLTACTVKKQVLVEVMHPPKIAIPAKVKEVDIEEFQGPVECAKSLKPKLITKVTESGVYTVAVPGLSDPEDTLMIKGTVTTCALSQGSGTLNTVFSAWYMGDQVHQGVVDEHTNRPGAPPNEVRDALIDRVMSRTAKAIFPMKKKEIRTFLPVDGDNDTGVTAAAAGNWPLAVESFGKQVKEKPTEHRVWYNRGIAYEVTGQFKLALNDLRKAIDLKRSDLYVEALARVDRGMQNQKSIEDLKKNPE; translated from the coding sequence ATGCTCGCAGGGTCGACACCAGCACAGGCGTGGAGGCGCAGGGCGGCTTGCGTCACCAAGGCTCTGTCCACAGTCTTGGGGGCGAGTGGAGTGCTCGTTTTTCTCACGGCCTGCACTGTGAAGAAGCAAGTGTTGGTCGAAGTCATGCATCCGCCAAAAATTGCGATCCCAGCGAAGGTGAAGGAGGTAGACATCGAAGAATTCCAAGGTCCGGTGGAGTGTGCGAAGTCACTCAAGCCGAAACTGATCACGAAGGTAACAGAGTCGGGAGTCTATACGGTCGCCGTTCCAGGTCTCTCTGACCCGGAGGACACACTAATGATCAAGGGAACCGTGACAACCTGCGCGCTCAGTCAGGGCTCCGGTACGCTCAATACGGTCTTTTCAGCTTGGTACATGGGAGATCAGGTCCATCAAGGGGTGGTAGACGAGCACACGAATCGGCCGGGTGCTCCGCCGAACGAAGTCCGCGACGCATTGATCGATCGCGTCATGAGTCGCACGGCGAAGGCGATCTTTCCGATGAAAAAGAAAGAAATCCGTACGTTTCTGCCCGTTGACGGAGACAACGATACTGGAGTGACGGCAGCAGCGGCGGGCAACTGGCCATTGGCTGTCGAGAGCTTCGGCAAACAGGTGAAAGAGAAACCCACTGAACATCGAGTTTGGTACAACCGGGGGATTGCGTATGAAGTAACCGGCCAGTTCAAGCTGGCGCTGAATGATCTTCGGAAAGCCATCGATCTTAAGCGGTCTGACCTATATGTCGAGGCCCTAGCGCGTGTGGATAGGGGGATGCAAAACCAGAAGAGCATTGAGGATCTCAAGAAGAATCCGGAGTAA
- a CDS encoding LPP20 family lipoprotein: MRRLQTVVITGTLAVATLVVGCAGQKPQQGGPLARTDTPIQEVKDLPKWVTEKGAAFSGERRVLYGVGNSAGIYNPALRRKAAEGQSRNDLAATLQVYVAGLQKQYMAETTAGSMDKSSVEQHIQDTFKQVTEATLVGAQVVQYWENPLRNEAYALARLDIEQFMDIMKSYAAASGQFKELDANLREFVRKNADKAHDELNQELDRKKRS; encoded by the coding sequence ATGAGGCGATTACAGACGGTAGTGATCACAGGGACACTGGCGGTGGCGACTTTGGTTGTGGGATGTGCGGGACAAAAGCCGCAGCAAGGTGGCCCTCTGGCCAGAACAGATACGCCGATTCAGGAGGTCAAGGATCTGCCGAAGTGGGTTACCGAGAAGGGGGCGGCGTTCAGCGGCGAGCGTCGGGTGTTGTATGGGGTCGGCAACAGTGCGGGCATCTATAACCCTGCGTTGCGTCGGAAGGCGGCGGAGGGTCAATCCAGAAACGACCTTGCGGCCACCTTGCAGGTCTACGTCGCTGGGCTCCAGAAACAATACATGGCCGAAACGACAGCGGGCAGTATGGATAAGTCGAGTGTGGAGCAGCATATTCAAGACACGTTCAAACAGGTGACCGAAGCGACCTTGGTCGGTGCGCAGGTTGTGCAATATTGGGAAAATCCTCTGCGAAACGAAGCCTATGCCTTGGCACGGCTCGACATCGAACAATTTATGGACATCATGAAAAGCTATGCTGCGGCCAGCGGACAGTTCAAAGAATTGGATGCCAACCTGCGGGAGTTTGTGAGGAAGAATGCCGACAAGGCGCACGACGAGCTGAACCAGGAACTCGATCGGAAGAAGCGCAGCTAA
- a CDS encoding trypsin-like peptidase domain-containing protein, with amino-acid sequence MMDECSTKRYKGAALLAHSGVLWVIVGLILCIAAPVGASTPAQIYATAAPAVVLVVGSSEDGAMSGTGSIIDPSGLVLTNSHVIFDREAKAPYRKLWVFLRPDRVTGNDKTDLTRRLPATLVAHDPELDLALLKVEGSASMLPVLPMGDPGVITIGSRVLAIGHPEQGGLWSLTTGVISAEWENFTNVPGKHVFQTETGLNRGNSGGPLIDENGQQIGVNTSMARKAKDGLAITSISFAVKSSVAKEWLAKQGVQVAYAKSSPPVGEVRKEPTPSTEAEKVPPRNDAGSGRTQPSAKPQPATVLENQPEAKPEAGPGLPPVRPFSLDRLMRGLAQVSEDLESQMEQMQDEIRKRR; translated from the coding sequence ATGATGGACGAGTGCAGCACGAAACGCTACAAGGGCGCAGCTCTCCTGGCCCATTCCGGTGTCCTGTGGGTCATAGTCGGACTCATTCTTTGTATTGCCGCTCCGGTCGGGGCCTCGACGCCGGCTCAAATTTATGCCACTGCCGCTCCGGCGGTGGTCTTGGTCGTAGGGAGTTCGGAGGACGGTGCGATGTCCGGAACCGGGTCCATCATCGATCCGTCGGGTCTTGTCCTGACGAACTCGCATGTGATTTTCGACAGAGAGGCAAAGGCTCCCTATCGGAAGCTGTGGGTCTTCTTGCGACCTGATCGGGTTACAGGGAACGACAAGACCGACCTTACCCGTCGATTGCCGGCGACCTTGGTTGCCCATGATCCGGAGTTGGATCTCGCCTTGTTGAAAGTGGAGGGATCCGCTTCCATGCTTCCGGTACTGCCGATGGGCGATCCCGGAGTTATCACCATCGGGTCGCGTGTCCTTGCGATCGGACATCCGGAGCAAGGTGGCCTTTGGAGTTTGACGACCGGAGTGATTAGTGCGGAATGGGAGAACTTCACCAACGTACCAGGAAAGCACGTCTTTCAGACGGAAACGGGACTCAATCGCGGTAACTCCGGGGGCCCGCTCATAGACGAGAACGGGCAGCAGATTGGGGTCAACACCTCGATGGCGAGAAAGGCGAAAGACGGCCTGGCGATCACCAGCATCAGTTTCGCCGTGAAGTCCAGTGTGGCCAAGGAATGGCTGGCCAAGCAGGGCGTGCAGGTCGCCTATGCGAAATCTTCTCCACCGGTTGGTGAGGTGAGGAAGGAGCCCACTCCATCGACCGAAGCCGAGAAAGTTCCACCGCGCAACGATGCCGGTTCTGGGCGCACTCAGCCGAGTGCCAAACCGCAACCGGCGACGGTGTTGGAAAATCAACCTGAGGCGAAGCCGGAAGCCGGTCCGGGGCTGCCGCCGGTCCGGCCGTTCAGTTTGGATCGCCTGATGCGCGGGTTGGCGCAGGTCAGCGAAGATTTGGAATCACAAATGGAACAGATGCAGGACGAAATTCGTAAGCGCCGGTGA
- a CDS encoding sigma 54-interacting transcriptional regulator has protein sequence MPSRWMIVGVVGLLATSLVWGLTTMLPQLLGSWEMATYDLRMRWQGAGKADPAIVLIGRDAESDRQFGAGIWDRAVFAKMIAALGRAGARTIALDFHMPDVSPMERGNGASDRALIAATSGAGTVLYPMAVASAGQGVTAPPTLPDVFKSMMPTFDSHVVDALPQAVRIEGPFLALSSAAAGVGHIAAWPDEDGVYRHVPTFVAVGGRAVPALGVAMAASALRVPPDRIELGLGDALRFRDARFPDGRHRTFSIPVDAQGRLLIRYTGHWTDGAFPYLSFVDVWEAIAEGREAELREQVAGKLVILVHAALGSDKRRTPYEVDAPGGFILANVANTILTQQILRELSTSNGWLVAFFLGLGAAAAMTLLSGWGGPVVAGALGLSYAATTFLVMGFGGLVLPVLSPLAALTVAALLSLGWTRQRATDRVSYLENEQLALHRALATKQVLLAQQETRADQLEEDFVAAKADAAMGVDRQTFFERTISSLQQQLQAAECDANETRLAVKELEGRLASMKAVQPGRGALATEEQEEVQQECARYGIVTGDPALLQCWKDLKRAARSEAPILILGEPGTGKELFAQAVHRFSERAAKPFVAVNMAAVPPDIFESQLYGHLRGSFTGAVHDHEGYFLQADKGTIFLDEIGDLRSDLQAKLLRVLQEGVVARVGERKPVRVDVRVVSATNRDLMRGIAEGWFREDLYYRLHGIELYLPPLRERHNDIAELAMAFVEQATAKRGRTQMVLSQGAMERLKGWPWKGNVRELKRCLENAVILTDGPMILEQDLRLTGPAVLTPRDTTEVPSALSSEAEGDPRKSDQALLRVLRDHSFDLQATGATLGWDRSTVMQRLKGMCFQAMVETKGDERAAAASLAGEPGLTRLVEVKLKEYVEHLGKVVATYPSTEAALTGCRKRFKNLPERYQEALATLVRLNMEGGG, from the coding sequence ATGCCTTCTCGGTGGATGATTGTCGGTGTAGTTGGGTTACTCGCGACGAGCCTGGTCTGGGGATTGACCACGATGCTCCCGCAATTGCTCGGGTCGTGGGAGATGGCGACATATGATCTCCGGATGCGCTGGCAGGGTGCGGGCAAAGCCGATCCTGCGATCGTGTTGATCGGGCGTGACGCGGAGAGCGATAGGCAGTTCGGGGCCGGGATCTGGGACCGCGCGGTCTTTGCCAAAATGATTGCCGCGCTAGGCCGGGCCGGCGCGCGAACCATCGCGCTCGATTTTCACATGCCCGATGTCAGCCCGATGGAGCGCGGTAACGGGGCCAGTGATCGCGCCCTGATCGCGGCGACCAGTGGAGCTGGTACGGTGCTGTATCCGATGGCGGTCGCGTCGGCAGGTCAGGGGGTTACCGCCCCACCGACCCTTCCGGATGTGTTCAAGTCGATGATGCCCACATTCGATTCCCATGTGGTGGATGCGCTTCCGCAAGCCGTTCGTATCGAGGGCCCCTTTCTCGCGTTGTCTTCGGCAGCAGCCGGGGTCGGGCATATCGCCGCTTGGCCTGATGAAGACGGGGTCTATCGCCATGTACCCACCTTTGTTGCAGTCGGAGGCCGAGCGGTGCCTGCCTTGGGTGTCGCGATGGCGGCGAGTGCCCTGCGTGTGCCTCCTGATCGTATTGAGCTGGGGCTAGGCGACGCGCTCCGGTTTCGCGACGCGCGTTTTCCAGATGGACGTCACCGGACCTTTTCGATACCGGTCGATGCCCAAGGGCGGCTGTTGATTCGCTACACAGGTCACTGGACCGACGGCGCCTTTCCCTACTTGTCGTTTGTTGATGTGTGGGAGGCGATTGCTGAGGGGCGCGAGGCAGAGCTACGGGAGCAGGTCGCGGGGAAGCTCGTGATCCTCGTGCATGCCGCGCTGGGGTCCGACAAGCGCCGAACACCCTATGAGGTGGACGCGCCGGGCGGCTTCATTCTGGCCAATGTCGCCAACACGATCCTAACCCAGCAGATCCTGCGCGAGCTTAGCACGTCAAACGGCTGGCTGGTGGCCTTCTTTCTAGGCCTGGGCGCCGCTGCCGCAATGACGCTCCTTTCCGGATGGGGCGGACCAGTGGTGGCGGGTGCGCTGGGCCTGTCCTACGCGGCCACGACGTTTCTGGTCATGGGGTTCGGCGGGCTCGTCCTCCCTGTGCTCTCGCCGCTTGCGGCCTTGACCGTTGCGGCTCTGCTCTCGCTTGGCTGGACGCGGCAGCGTGCCACGGACCGTGTGAGCTACTTGGAGAACGAGCAGCTTGCATTGCATCGTGCGCTGGCGACGAAACAAGTGTTACTTGCGCAGCAGGAAACCCGAGCGGATCAGTTGGAGGAAGACTTCGTGGCGGCGAAGGCGGATGCTGCGATGGGCGTCGATCGTCAGACGTTCTTCGAGCGGACGATCTCGTCATTGCAGCAGCAACTGCAGGCCGCGGAATGTGACGCCAACGAGACGAGGCTCGCGGTGAAGGAATTGGAGGGCAGGCTTGCGTCGATGAAGGCCGTGCAGCCAGGGCGTGGAGCGCTGGCCACAGAAGAGCAAGAGGAGGTCCAGCAGGAGTGCGCTCGGTATGGCATCGTCACCGGAGACCCTGCCTTGCTACAGTGCTGGAAGGACTTGAAACGTGCCGCTCGCAGCGAGGCGCCGATCCTCATCCTAGGCGAACCGGGAACCGGGAAGGAGTTGTTCGCCCAAGCCGTGCATCGATTCAGCGAGCGAGCAGCCAAGCCGTTCGTGGCGGTCAACATGGCGGCTGTGCCCCCGGACATCTTCGAAAGCCAACTCTACGGCCACCTTCGCGGTTCGTTCACCGGAGCGGTGCATGATCACGAGGGGTATTTCCTTCAGGCCGACAAGGGAACGATTTTTCTCGACGAGATCGGCGATCTGCGTTCCGACTTGCAGGCAAAATTACTGCGCGTTCTGCAGGAGGGAGTTGTTGCACGCGTCGGCGAGCGAAAGCCCGTTCGAGTGGATGTGCGTGTGGTTTCCGCGACGAATCGAGACCTCATGCGGGGCATTGCGGAAGGGTGGTTTCGAGAAGATCTCTATTATCGGTTGCATGGAATCGAGTTGTATTTGCCGCCGCTGCGTGAACGACACAACGACATCGCGGAACTTGCAATGGCGTTTGTCGAGCAAGCCACAGCGAAGCGCGGCCGCACCCAGATGGTTCTCTCACAAGGGGCCATGGAGCGGCTCAAGGGGTGGCCCTGGAAGGGCAACGTGCGGGAGCTCAAACGGTGCCTCGAGAATGCCGTGATCTTGACGGACGGGCCCATGATCTTGGAACAAGATTTGCGATTGACCGGCCCAGCGGTTCTCACACCACGCGATACGACTGAGGTGCCGTCGGCCCTGTCGTCGGAGGCGGAGGGAGACCCACGGAAGAGCGATCAAGCGTTACTCCGGGTGCTCCGCGACCACAGCTTCGATTTACAGGCCACCGGCGCGACCCTCGGATGGGATCGCAGTACGGTGATGCAACGGTTAAAGGGCATGTGTTTCCAGGCTATGGTAGAAACCAAAGGCGATGAACGGGCGGCGGCAGCGAGTCTGGCGGGCGAACCGGGATTGACCAGACTGGTGGAGGTCAAGCTCAAAGAGTATGTCGAGCATCTGGGCAAAGTTGTGGCCACGTATCCCTCAACGGAAGCTGCGCTGACCGGGTGCCGGAAGCGGTTTAAGAATCTGCCGGAGCGTTATCAGGAGGCGCTGGCGACGCTGGTCCGCCTCAACATGGAGGGTGGCGGGTAG